The Fusarium fujikuroi IMI 58289 draft genome, chromosome FFUJ_chr05 DNA segment CTCGCGACCAGCCACGGGTACGTGCCCAAGCTGGTGAAACGCATCACACCGCTCCCTCCCAGCTCCAAATCTCCATTCGTCCTCAATTTCGAGTTCGTCGGCACGCTTGACAACTCGCCCTATCTTTGCGTAAAAGACGCTATCAAATGGCGAGAGGAAGCTCTCGGCGGAGAAGATGCCATCTTGGAGTATATCTGGGATTTGAACAAGAAAGGCAGCGAACTAGTAGCTGAAAAGCTCGGCACGACATACATGGAGAACAGCACAGGTACGTTGCGAAATTGCGGTATGGCCAACATTGCGTTGCCCGTTTGGACAGTGGAGGGTAAAGAGGGTGAGGTTGTCATCTCAGCGGAGGAGACACAGACGGCGTTCCAGTGGATTCTGAATACGCTCATTGGTGATTACAAGACGTTTGTGGCGCTGTTTCTACACGGGGGAAGGTTTTGGATCAGGACGAGTGCGCAGGTTTATTTGGAGATTGGGGATTATGAGTGGTTGGGTGGTGTGTTGAAGGAGGTTTGTGAGAGGGTTAGTAAGAAGGAGTATCTCAAGTAGAGTGTTGTGTATATGGGATCTCGGTGCTTGGGGAAATGTTAGTGGCAGATGAGACTAATTCGGCAGGCTTTAATATCACGAGGTACTACAGATATAATCTAGGTGTATTCAGTACCAAATTGCAAACGATCAGGAATCTTCCCCGTGAAGCAGTTGCTTCTGTAAGCGTTGCAATGTTAAAGAGTCCCTAGAGAGAAAAGCTTCAGACTTTGCAAACAGATGCTAGAACCTCATAAAAGAGCCCTGCATCGCACTTTTATCATTTAGTATGGTCTTTAATCCTATTGACTCGGCCAGAATGTGTTGGTGGTCTAGATGTgatgaaggatgaagaaTCGAGGCGAAGCTTTGCTGAATCAGGATAGGATAACTCGATCTCGGCAATACTTTGCCTTTGATCGTGTACGCCCTGCAGATATTCGCAGCCCAGATCGGGAATACGGAATGACAGGCAGGGATCCGTAGGGGCTGAGGGTGTCAATCAATCGCCCTGTTTGTATGAATACGCTGTGCGCCTCGTGACGCTAGGCATTCAGCTTCCAACGGCCAATCGCCTCAGCAACTCTATAAATACGGATGTTCCAGAAGCTCACCTGCcaagtaataatatttactacCCCACAGCAAGTCATCTTCACTGCAAAGAACACTATCTCGAACAAATTCAGAAGCTTCCTTATCAACAATACCAACATGGGCAactcgtcgtcttcatcatcaaatcCCTCCGAGGaagccaaggacaagaagacgcTGTATGAGCGCTTCCAAGCCGGCAAAAAGAGTGTGCCACTCAGCGATGAAGATATGCTGAAGTACACGGGCAAGACTCGCGATGAACTCAGCGCATGGGCTGATACTCAACCCGGCGTCGGAAAGAACCAACTTGCGGGTAGCGTAACAGCTGGACCGATTTCTGGGCTTGGAGGAGTTGCCATGGCCGATGGCCTTGGAGGCTGGGGACCGAGTGCACACCCGAATGATAAGAACAGGGGAATGAAGTTCCCTCCTACGAGGGAGAATGAGGCCAAGGACACTACTGAGGTTAcagaggtggtggaggatAAGAAGTGATGGTATTACCAGTGGACGGAATGACGATATCACGACAGCGAGATTGATGGCATTGCAGGCAATTGTTCAATTTAGTATTGCTTTATCTAGCATCTCTCTCGAGTGACATTCGACTTTGGGTTCATGTTTTCCAAAGTCGAGTCGCTCAGACTAAATGAATGACAAGGTTCCATGCCTCGAATGAGAGACGAGGTCCAGGATCCTGAATTCACATATTCCATTTCCCAGCTATGACCTTCGATGATGTCGCTTACAGATCATTCTGCTTCTTGCGAGtgtcgaagatcttgagagcTTCCTCGGCAGCCTTGAGGCCACTGAGAGCCATGGCACCGAAAGTAGGACCTAATGTACGTTAGATGAAGTGAATATCAGAATTGACATTATGAAACTCACCCATGCGGTTGGCACCGTCAACCTCGGAAAGTTCCATTCCACCAACAATAAGACCAGGAACAATCTCGCGGGTTCCCTTGACAATGGCATCCTCGGCGAGGTTCATGTCAAGACCACGCATACCACCAAGTTTCTCAATGCGCTGCATGCTGACGAGACGCTTGACACAGAAGGCTCCCATGGGGCCATCGTGGCCAGTGGTGGAGATGATCAAAGGAGCGTTAATAGTGTTGGGGTCCATGCAAGACTGATCATCGTGGTGCATGGAAACAAGAGTCCAGTTGGTGACCACACCGGCAATGCGGACTCCCTCCTCGGAAGGTCGGGTGATTAGATCCTCGACACAAGTGGcattgaagagcttgatgttgggcATCTGAAGAACCTTGGACATGATGGTCGAGGTGAAGAGGGCGGCGTGCTTGACAACGACGTAGTTACCCTCATCTTCATAAGGGACACCGACCTCACGGAGGAAAGCATCAGCAGGCTTGCGCATGATCATGGCAGAGAAGAGCTGTCCACCAAGccaagcaccaccaccaggagACACAGAAGCCTCGATAATGGCGATCTTGAGATCGGGACGCTTCTTGCCAAGAATATAGGCAGCGCTCAGACCGCACGAACCAGCACCAATGATAACAATGTCAGACTCAGCATAGTTATCAAGGTCCTGGAAGTAACGACGAGTCATGGCACGGGAGACCTGGCTCTCACGGATGGGAGCAAACTTGAAGTCATCCCACTGACCGAGCATCTCCTCaacggtcttggtgttgatgttcttgctCATGACTGGGAGCTTGGTAGATGTAGCAAGCTCTGCAGAGCGGGAGGGAGGGGAGACAGCAGCGGGAGGGGCCATTTTGATCTTTCGCCTGTTGTTGTTAGAGTCTGGTGGTCAATAGGGGAGATGACATGATCCTTTCGCTGGTATTATCCAGATCAAGTTTTGCCGTCTAATCTCAGCCACATCCCcctatcatcaacatgaccAGTCTGGACTgaccatgttgatgagaaaaga contains these protein-coding regions:
- a CDS encoding probable CyPBP37 protein (protein binding to CyP41), whose protein sequence is MAPPAAVSPPSRSAELATSTKLPVMSKNINTKTVEEMLGQWDDFKFAPIRESQVSRAMTRRYFQDLDNYAESDIVIIGAGSCGLSAAYILGKKRPDLKIAIIEASVSPGGGAWLGGQLFSAMIMRKPADAFLREVGVPYEDEGNYVVVKHAALFTSTIMSKVLQMPNIKLFNATCVEDLITRPSEEGVRIAGVVTNWTLVSMHHDDQSCMDPNTINAPLIISTTGHDGPMGAFCVKRLVSMQRIEKLGGMRGLDMNLAEDAIVKGTREIVPGLIVGGMELSEVDGANRMGPTFGAMALSGLKAAEEALKIFDTRKKQNDL